Proteins encoded by one window of Culicoides brevitarsis isolate CSIRO-B50_1 chromosome 2, AGI_CSIRO_Cbre_v1, whole genome shotgun sequence:
- the LOC134831198 gene encoding uncharacterized protein LOC134831198: protein MPVSFEIPTKESQKPEKELKIHYIPAKIDGNGKAEVSKYFENYTEHLGSSEILSNAFRGFPLKGCDFKLPEGKVGVIFRDKDSLKSEDSDRSLKFAGTFNNFTYWNYDTNPSENDALRKTMTALSVMEAVHQPVLD, encoded by the exons atgcctGTTTCATTCGAAATTCCAACAAAAGAGAGCCAAAAACCTGAAAAAGAACTCAAAATTCATTACATTCCCGCaaaaatag atggaaATGGCAAAGCAGAAGTCTCAAAATACTTTGAAAACTACACGGAACATCTCGGATCATCGGAAATTTTGTCAAACGCTTTTCGGGGCTTCCCATTGAAAGGTTGTGACTTCAAATTACCCGAAGGAAAAGTCGGAGTGATATTCCGTGACAAAGATTCGCTCAAATCAGAAGATTCGGATCGTTCTTTGAAGTTTGCCGGGACTTTTAATAACTTTACTTATTGGAATTATGACACAAATCCGTCGGAAAATGACGCGCTGCGAAAAACAATGACAGCGTTGAGCGTCATGGAAGCCGTTCATCAACcagttttagattaa
- the LOC134828375 gene encoding sericin-1-like — MKNFFKLCLLFATIVAVTSYGSYDSDSSEEILRDIIYSRFGQTGSGQGGQGFSGQGSSGQSSSGQSSSGQSSSGQNSSGQSGSDQNSSGSSGQSSSGQNSSSQSGSDQNSSGSSGQSSSSNTDQSSSGQSSNDQNISGSSNTEEGSSQTDAAEQNSGSSQCCQ; from the exons atgaaaaatttcttcaaactt tgttTGCTGTTCGCAACAATCGTTGCTGTGACGTCATACGGGTCTTACGACAGTGATTCAAGCGAAGAAATTTTGAGagatataatttattcaagatTTGGTCAAACTGGTTCGGGACAAGGAGGACAAGGATTTTCAGGGCAAGGTTCTTCAGGACAAAGTTCATCGGGACAAAGTTCATCGGGACAAA GTTCTTCAGGACAAAATTCTTCAGGTCAAAGTGGTTCGGATCAAAATTCTTCAGGTTCTTCGGGACAAAGTTCTTCAGGACAAAATTCTTCAAGTCAAAGCGGCTCGGATCAAAATTCTTCAGGTTCTTCGGGACAAAGTTCTTCAAGTAATACGGATCAAAGCTCTTCAGGGCAAAGCTCCAACGATCAAAATATTTCGGGATCATCCAACACAGAAGAAGGTTCATCACAAACTGATGCTGCTGAACAAAATTCCGGATCTTCACAGTGttgccaataa
- the LOC134832588 gene encoding angiotensin-converting enzyme codes for MVKLCSDCGMNAARLSKTSQLHATKSSLKTIIVHGVTACPNQNRISTKLTGLSFYNKRGKSYLNLTADFKESLKAPLSIKVEGEVCEVHRDQCKSIPGINYDHFCSVFGETYYGATYFAKLKPPIMGCPIKKGTYVMENAEINHEEILKTIPFPIGRYKFKNVVYDMKSGKRRPVICWICEFRVQTTSKRTMQTIKTTVLHKVTICLIIVVNINCAVSQYNVPYYYERSPVSTSLGDAIQFLRDFDREAAELCNRVANTEWRFSTNSTDYNKRKMREQQNLASKFECLSWRRASMFDTTRILDSNTRRQLGRIVTQGKCGLGEERYREITQLITSMKDNYNNVKICPYRGQSPNLYGDPYEAVRQQSRESYVTAYTGFCDLRLDPDLNRIMENSRSESELRYVWTAFRDKTGPPIKNTFMRYLDLANQAAEKHGFRDAGEQMRNMYEDPDFFFTVQELWTKVQPLYKKLFTFVRKGLVRQYGEGILRRDGPIPAHILGNMWAQDWRSLFPIVQGIKETPDVTKEMVRQNYTPLKIFQLAEEFFTSMGLPPMPPEFWRNSLLQKPNDAFVQCTASAWDFCNNVDFRIKQCTQVTLQDFINSHHEMTHIHYYMQYSTANKPFVYREGPNPAFHEGIANAIGLCVGGPVHLQRLGILKSPIIATTGTTMLNIEYLLTVALDKLPFMAFSIALEKWRWYVFEKGPEQMNERYWELKLRYQGVIPPSSRNNAHFDPGSKFHVISDQDYIKYFVATILQFQVFNELCMVANQKTTSLHTCDFSGSREAGRLLADIMQQGASMSASQLIKLMTKGKTARLSAEPLLEFFRPLEAWLDTQIQNEPVIGWNSNMEDVSLFQQFLGRSGSSKSSAAFVVLLTSQFYLLLTFNFLF; via the exons atgGTAAAATTATGCTCCGACTGTGGCATGAATGCGGCGAGATTGTCAAAAACGTCACAATTACACG cAACAAAAAGCTCTCTTAAGACGATCATCGTACATGGAGTTACGGCTTGTCCCAACCAAAATCgaatttcaaccaaattaACGGGACTTTCCTTCTACAACAAGCGCGGAAAATCATATTTGAACTTAACTGCTGACTTTAAAGAGTCTCTCAAAGCTCCTCTTTCGATAAAAGTTGAAGGAGAAGTCTGTGAAGTGCATCGGGATCAATGCAAAAGCATTCCGGGCATCAATTACGATCATTTTTGTTCCGTTTTTGGCGAAACTTATTACGGAGCAACGTATTTTGCGAAGTTAAAACCGCCAATTATGGGATGTCCCATTAAAAAa GGAACTTACGTGATGGAAAATGCAGAAATCAATCATGAGGAAATTTTGAAGACTATTCCGTTCCCGATAGGACGTTACAAGTTCAAAAATGTAGTTTACGACATGAAAAGCGGCAAACGACGCCCTGTTATTTGCTGGATTTGCGAGTTTCGGGTCCAAACGACGAGTAAAAG AACAATGCAAACAATTAAGACAACTGTTCTTCACAAAGTCACAATCTGCTTAATTATCGTCGTTAACATAAATTGTGCGGTGTCGCAGTACAATGTGCCCTACTATTACGAA CGATCTCCCGTTTCAACGTCACTCGGCGATGCCATACAATTTCTGCGTGATTTTGATCGCGAAGCGGCGGAACTCTGCAATCGCGTGGCGAACACGGAATGGCGATTTTCGACCAATTCGACGGATTACAACAAACGAAAGATGCGAGAACAGCAAAATTTGGCCTCAAAGTTCGAGTGTTTGAGTTGGCGACGTGCCTCGATGTTTGATACGACACGAATTTTGGATTCGAATACGCGACGACAGCTCGGAAGAATTGTGACGCAAGGCAAATGTGGCTTAGGCGAGGAACGATATCGGGAAATTACGCAACTGATCACGTCGATGAAGGATAATTACaataatgtgaaaatttgtccGTATCGCGGGCAAAGTCCCAATTTGTATGGAGATCCGTATGAAGCAGTAAGGCAACAATCGAGAGAAAGTTATGTAACGGCGTACACGGGATTTTGTGACTTGCGTTTGGATCCCGATTTGAACAGAATTATGGAAAATAGTCGATCCGAGTCGGAGCTGAGATACGTTTGGACTGCATTTCGGGATAAAACGGGACCTCCAATCAAAAATACGTTCATGAGGTATTTGGATTTGGCGAATCAGGCAGCGGAGAAACATG gcTTCCGTGATGCAGGCGAACAAATGCGAAACATGTACGAAGATCCAGATTTCTTCTTTACCGTTCAAGAATTATGGACCAAAGTTCAAcctttatacaaaaaactctTCACTTTTGTCCGAAAAGGCCTCGTTCGTCAATATGGCGAAGGAATTCTTCGACGAGATGGTCCCATACCCGCTCACATTCTCGGCAATATGTGGGCACAAGATTGGCGAAGCTTATTCCCGATCGTTCAAGGCATCAAAGAAACGCCCGACGTGACAAAAGAAATGGTTCGTCAAAATTACACTCCGTTAAAAATCTTCCAATTAGCTGAAGAATTCTTCACTTCGATGGGACTTCCGCCAATGCCTCCCGAATTCTGGCGAAATTCCCTTCTCCAAAAGCCAAATGATGCATTTGTTCAATGTACCGCTTCCGCATGGGATTTCTGTAACAATGTCGATTTCag AATTAAACAATGCACTCAAGTCACATTGCAAGATTTTATCAATTCGCATCATGAAATGACCCACATCCATTACTACATGCAATATTCGACGGCAAACAAGCCATTTGTCTATCGCGAAGGTCCCAATCCGGCATTTCATGAGGGCATTGCGAACGCTATTGGATTGTGTGTTGGAGGTCCTGTGCATTTACAGCGATTGGGGATATTGAAATCGCCGATAATAGCGACAACGGGAACAACAATGCTGAATATCGAGTATTTGTTGACGGTAGCTTTGGATAAATTACCGTTTATGGCGTTTAGTATTGCTTTGGAGAAg TGGCGTTGGTACGTCTTCGAAAAGGGACCCGAACAAATGAACGAACGCTATTGGGAGCTCAAACTTCGTTATCAAGGCGTAATTCCCCCGTCATCTCGTAACAACGCTCATTTCGATCCCGGATCCAAATTTCACGTCATTTCCGATCAAGACTACATCAAATATTTCGTCGCGACAATTTTACAATTCCAAGTCTTCAACGAACTTTGCATGGTTGCCAATCAAAAAACGACGAGTTTGCACACGTGCGACTTTAGCGGAAGTCGTGAAGCGGGAAGACTTCTTGCTGACATTATGCAACAAGGCGCTTCGATGTCAGCCTCTCAATTGATCAAATTGATGACGAAGGGAAAAACTGCTCGATTGTCAGCTGAACCGCTTTTGGAGTTTTTCAGACCGTTGGAGGCATGGCTCGACACACAAATCCAAAATGAACCCGTAATTGGATGGAATTCGAATATGGAAGATGTTTCGCTGTTTCAACAATTCCTCGGAAGAAGCGGAAGTTCAAAAAGCTCCGCGGCTTTCGTCGTTCTTCTTACCTcacaattttatcttttactaacttttaattttttgttttaa
- the LOC134830567 gene encoding large ribosomal subunit protein bL9m, producing the protein MLRNSLNLVKSSFFQQPAVVTACFLPQTRNTFILKRRWEPKLHKKNEKPAKLRGRHFVYDFVEDTTVKPRYLKLILSSFVEGMGQKGDIVTVKHDVGYNKLLLPGLAVYHTPENLKKYERTAESIAEEALKHSTPYAERTVNILQSLTFFLSMNKDHPWTIEKWHIRTTFRKMQIYVPDECIEMPKEPITGPDMEKEHKEFYVTVTINNLEKARARFRIHHWSSEPSERLPYIYEFWKKPSELLFPDDETQRPLAK; encoded by the exons ATGCTTCGTAATTCGTTAAATTTGGTGAAAAGTTCGTTCTTTCAGCAACCAGCTGTAGTTACGGCATGTTTTCTCCCGCAGACAAGA AACACTTTCATCCTGAAACGTCGATGGGAACCAAAACTTcacaagaaaaatgaaaaacctgCCAAACTGCGTGGGCGTCACTTTGTTTATGACTTTGTCGAGGATACAACAGTCAAACCGCGTTACTTGAAGCTCATTTTGTCGTCTTTTGTCGAAGGAATGGGCCAAAAAGGCGATATCGTAACCGTGAAACACGACGTCGGATACAACAAACTTCTTTTGCCGGGTCTTGCTGTCTATCACACAcccgaaaatttgaagaaatacgAAAGAACGGCAGAATCTATCGCTGAAGAGGCTTTGAAACACAGTACGCCGTATGCCGAAAGAACTGTCAACATCCTCCAAAGCTTGACTTTCTTCCTTTCGATGAACAAAGATCATCCATGGACCATAGAAAAATGGCATATTCGAACGACTTTTAGAAAAATGCAGATTTATGTGCCCGATGAATGCATTGAAATGCCAAAGGAGCCAATTACGGGTCCCGATATGGAAAAGGAGCATAAGGAGTTTTATGTAACTGTCACGATAAACAATTTGGAGAAGGCGAGAGCGAGATTTAGGATTCATCATTGGTCGTCAGAACCGTCGGAGAGATTGCCGTACATCTATGAGTTTTGGAAAAAGCCTTCGGAGTTACTTTTTCCCGATGATGAAACACAAAGACCGTTAGCAAAATGA